A stretch of DNA from Brevibacterium sp. CBA3109:
CATCTCCCACGGCCAGCTCACCGCGGCGGGTGACATCGCCGAGGTGCTCACCACCGACGAAGTCAGTGCGGCCTTCGAGCACCCGATCGATGTCGGTTTCGCCGACGGGCGCTTCTCGGCACGTGCGATCCGGCAGCGGCAGGCTGCCGTGGTCTAGTTGTACTTCCTCGACACGTTGTGAACGGTAGTTGAAATAGAGCGAAGACCTCCGATATCGATATGGGTAACCACACTCATGATCGAGTCCCGGAGGTCTTCATGACGCACCGATGACCATCGAGGGTAGATGCCGCCTGGTCGTCCTCGCCATCAACGACGGGTGGTCCCAGCGCTGAGTCGCCGAACGATTCCAAGTCTCGCCAGCAACCGTATCCAGATGGGTGCGTAGACACCGCGCCGGAAGCGATCTCGACGATCTGACCCCACCGCAGCCCCACACGACTGTCTGTCAAACGGGAAATACGCATCCTGGCGCTGAGGATCAACCAGCGGTGGGGTCCGCACCGGATCGGCTATCACTTTCGTATTCCTCGCTCGACTGTTGGTCGAGTCCTCAACTGGTTCCGAATGCCGCTCTTGGCTCACGTCGATCAGATGACAGGACTGCCAGTACGGAAACCGGTCCCAGCCCGTTACGGGGTCGAGCTGCCCGAGCCGGAGCCACAGGAATGCGTGGCTACCGGTTCCTCCAGCATGCTGTCGATGACTATTCGAGAGTCGCCTACTCCGAGATCCTTGATGGTGAGCGCAAGGATATCCGGGCACGGCGTCGTCCCATTCGGCCCAGGTCCGGATCGGGATCTGAGACTTCAGCAGCGACCCGGGTTTCGTATGGGACCGGCCCCGGGGCAGCATCCTCTTACGTTCATTCGCGAGTTTCCGGTCGATCGTGGCCGCGCTCATCGACGTGATCAGGTCGGCTTGGGCATCGGTGAGGGTGAGTTCCTTGTCGCGTCTGAGCATCGGGACCAGGGTCGGCAGCATCGCGGCCATGAAGTTTGCCAGCTGGTGCCCTAAGGATGGCCCAGCAGGTGATCAAGGCCGGCAACAGGTCGGGAGTGTAGATCGGAGCCCGCCCGGGTCGGGGTTTGATGACTTTGGGTTTCAGGGCTTGACGTAGCGCGGTGCGGGCGTAGCGCGGTGGAAACCGGTGAGATCGACGAGTTCGTCAAGGATCCTGGTTTTGTCGGCCCGGTTGGCGTTTTTGTAGGCGAGGGCTTTCTTCTTCGTCACGGCTTGTCGTTGCTTCATTGTCAACTCCATGAAAATCAGGCGTACTCGTCATTGGAGCCTGTGTGCTGGTGCCGCTCCGGTGGCGGAGGTTTGCTATGAGTCAACGCGCGTCATTGCGCGCGTTCTCTGAGCGGCTTAGTCTTGAAGCATGAAGATGAGTACCGTATGGAGCATCATTGGCGCGATCATTGCCATCATCATCGCATGGTGGGTGGTCAACGTCGCGTTCTCGATCGCCTGGTTCCTCGTCAAGGCGATCATCGCAGTGGTCGTCGCGGCCGTGATCTTCACCCTCATCAAACAGGCCTTCAAGTCCAAAGACCGCCAGAAACAGCGCTAGAGGCTCGTAGCTCGCGCCGGAGACTCGCCGCTGCTGTCCTTCCTCCTGCGCGAATTTCCCCAGCTCTGCGCTATTTCGCGTGAGTGACCCCAATGCCTCATTTTGCGGACGAGAACCCTGTCTGCAAACAGGCCGCTCGTCCGCAGACCGGGGTGCACATGTCCGCAGATCACGTGAGTCAGAGATCGCCGAGGCTGGTGTTCGCCCCGCACAAGACGACGCAGACCTTCTCGCCGTCCGAGGGCACGTAGACACCTGAATCGCTGGACCCATGGATGCCGGCCAGCGCGGTGGCCGCCGCATGCTCGACAGCCAGTCGGTGCTCGCCCCACAGGTGACGTCGCGCGGAGACGATCTGCTCATCATCGACGAGCACCGAAGTGACCAGGTCATTCTGCGCAGCGGACACAGCCAAGGGCGTGGCGCGGCGAGCACCCAGAGAATCCGCGGCCACCGAATCGACTGGGACGTCGACGGGCTCGCCGGCCTCCAACGCCGCGTTCAGTGCCCGACAGTTCTTCGGTTCCACCGCGACCGTGCGCACCCCGTGGAACGTCGCGGCCGTGGCCACACCGGCGAACAGGCCACCGCCGCCCACGGAGACGACGATGGTGTCGAGGTCGGGGATCTGCGAGAGAATCTCGGTCATCATCGTCCCGGCACCGGCGGCGATGAGCGGATGATCATAGGCGTGCGAGGCCAGGGCCCCCGAGGACTTGACGAACTGCTGGCAGGCCAGCGCCGCCTCGGCGTATTCCGAACCGATCAGACGCACCTCGGCACCGTAGCCGCGCAGGCGCTCGACCTTGACGGCCGGGGCATTGGCAGGCAGGAACACGGTCGCCGGAACATCGGCGTCCCGGGCAGCCCAGGCACAGGCCAGGCCCGCATTCCCACCCGATGCGATCGTCACCCCGGCCTCGGGAAAGGTGCCCTCGGCCAGATGAGCCTGGATGAAGTTCTGCGCGCCGCGGGCTTTGAACGTGCCCGTGTACTGCATGAACTCGAGGGCGAAGTGGACACCCGAACCGGCCGGATCGTCAGCCGGTGATGCACTCCATGTCGCGGCCGTCGGAGTCGGAGCCTCGGGGCGGTTCCCGGGCTGCGCCGAGGCCACTGTCACCGGGCGTACCCGACCGGCGATCCGTGCGGCGGCCGCTTCGATATCGGGATAGGACAACTCTGCCACTGGTGCCTCCTCGGGCGCTTGCGTTGGTTGTTCTACAGCTTAAACCCCCGAGCTCAGGCCCGGGGGTCCTCAGCCCTCGGGCCGCAGCGCAAGCCTCAGCTCGTGTGCTTGGCGACGCCCAGCGGCACACCCTTGGGTTCCTTGACCAGGCTGACGGCGATGAGTGAGATGACGCAGACGATAATCATGTAGACGGCGATCGACAGCGATGATCCGGTGCGCGCTAGCAGGGTCTCGGCGATCGTCGGGGCGAAGGCGCCGCCGAGGATCGCGCCCAGGGCGTAGCCGATCGACACCCCCGAGTAGCGGACCTGCGGCGGGAACATCTCTGCATACATCGCCGACATCGGGCCGTAGGACAGGCCCATGCCGAGGGTGAGGACGAAGATGCCGATGCCGTACATCCAAATGCTGCCGCTGTCGATCATGAGGAACGTCGGGACCAGCCACACGATGAGGAGGATGTAGCCGATCTGGAAGGTCCGCACGCGCCCCAGCTTGTCCGACAGCGCCCCACCCCACATCGTGAAGACCAGCCAGCCGAAGCTTGCCAATGTCGTGGCCAACAGCACGGGAGCCCGGTCGAGACCGACCATGCCGCCCTGCTCGATGGGCATGGAGGCGTAGGCGGCGAAGAACGCGATGATCATGTAGCCCACGGCGTTGTTGCCGATGAAGATCAGAGCGGAGAGGACGACTTCCTTCGTGTTCTTCTTGAACAGTGTCGACAGCGGAGCCGAGGACTCCGCCTTGCGTTCGGCGAGTTCGGCGAAGATCGGGCTCTCCTCGACCTGGCGGCGAATGTAGTAGCCGATGAGAACGAGGACTACGGAGAACAGGAACGGAATCCTCCATCCGAAGCTTGCGAACTGTTCGGGGCTGAGGATCGTGGTCAGGATCCAGATCACGCCGGTGGCGAGGATCATCCCGACCGGCACGCCGATCTGCGGGTAGGCGCCGAAGAGCCCGCGTTTGTTCACCGGCGCGTGTTCGACCGAGAGCAGTGCGGCACCGCCCCATTCGCCGCCGGCGGAGAAGCCCTGCAGGATCCGCAGGAGCGTGAGCAGGATGGGGGCTCCCACACCGATGGCCGCATAGTTGGGCAGGAGTCCGATGAGCGAGGTCGCGGCACCCATGAGGACGAGCGTGAGGACCAGCATCTTCTTGCGTCCGATGCGATCGCCGAGGTGGCCGGCGATGATCGCGCCCAGTGGCCTGAACAGGAATGAGATTCCCAGAGAGGCCCAGGCCATGATCTGGCCCAGTGCCGGATTGTCGGAGGCCAGGGGGCCGAAGTACTGGGCCGAGAGGATGAGGCCGGCGGCCTGGGCATAGATGAAGAAGTCGTACCACTCGATCGTGGTGCCGACGAGGGTTCCGGCCAGAACCCTGCGCTCCTCGCGCGTGATCGAGGTCGGTGCTGCCGCTGCGGGCGAAGCTGAAGACATGAGAGAACTTTCCCTGGGTGATGTGCTGCGGGGCGGCGGTCCTCGACCCTGAGTGATCGTCGACGCTTCCGCGCAAGTGACTGAATGGTCAGTAATTACCGTAAATCGTAATGCACGTGGTGATCGGTGTCACGTTGCAGGTGGGTGACTTGCCGCGTCGGGCGAGGCGGCCCGAAAAGTTCGGCACGCTGCGCCCGCCGGGTCCTGACTCCCGTCCTTCCGGAAGAGACGCGGTGCACGACGGTTCGAATGCCACACCTGCAATGACAATAACCGACCAATTGGTTAGTATTAATTGCAGGAATCGGCAGCGGTGCCGAAGATGGCCGCCGTGCACCGGAGACATCGTTGAACAGGGAGAGCAGACATGACCGAAATTCTCAGTTCGTATGTGGCAGGCGACTGGCACACCCCCGGCGGGAGCCCCGACAGTGCCCGAGTTGTCCACGACGCCACCAACGGGCAGGTTCTCCACCACGTCTCCTCAGCCGGCATCGACTTCGCAGCCGTCAATGAGCATGCCCGCAGCACCGGCATCTCCGAACTGCAGAAGCTGACCTTCCACCAGCGCGGTGTGATCCTCAAGAAGCTCGGCGCCTACCTTATGGAACGGGCCAAGGACTACCACGAGATCTCGTTTTCCACCGGCACGACCAAGCGCGACGGGTTCGTCGACATCGAAGGCGGCATCGGCACCCTCTTCGCCTATTCCGGCGTCGCCCGTCGACAGATGCCCAACTCCACGGTCCATCTCGACGGCGGGGTCGAGCGCCTGTCGAAGAACGGCACCTTCGTCGGCCGCCACATCCTGACCTCCCGACAGGGTCTGGCAGTCCAGATCAACGCCTTCAACTTCCCTGTCTGGGGCATGCTCGAGAAGTTCGGCCCCATGTTCGTCGCCGGTATCCCCGTCGTCGTCAAACCCGCCACCGACACCGCCCACCTGACCAGCGCCGTGGTTGCCGACATGATCGAATCCGGGTTGCTGCCGGCCGGTGCCATCCAGCTCATCAGCGGCGACGTGACTCCAATGTTCGACCATCTGGCCGAACAGGATGCGATTGCCTTCACCGGTTCCGCGGCCACGGCGAAGCACCTCGGCGGCCTGGAATGCGTGCGTGATCGCGGCACGCGCTTCTTCGCCGAGGCTGACTCGCTGAACTTCTCCCTGCTGGGCCCCGATGCCGGGCCGGGCACCGAGGAATTCGACCTCTTCGTCTCCGGCGTCGTCGCCGAGATGACCGTCAAGGCCGGGCAGAAGTGCACGGCGATCCGTCGCACATTCGTCCCCGAAGAGCACAGAGAAGCCGTCGCCGAGGCACTCGTCGCCAAGCTCGCGACTCAAGGCGTCGGTGACCCCCGTGAGAAGTCCACCCGGCTGGGACCGGTCGTATCGGACAAACAGCGCGATGACGTCCTCGACGCCATCGATGAGATCACCTCGGCGGGGGCCCACGTCCTCACCGGCGGTCGCGAAGCCTCCGATGAACTGGCGAAGAACCTCGGCGGAGCCTATGTCGCTGCCACGGTCCTCCAGGCCGACGATCCGTGGGTCGACGCGGTCCACGACATCGAGGCCTTCGGGCCGGTGACCTCGCTGATCTCCTATTCCTCCACCGAAGAAGCTGTTCGTCTGGCCGCTCGCGGGCGCGGATCGCTGGTCGGCTCGGTCGTCACCCACGATGCCGGGTTCGCCACCGAATTCGTCCGCCAGGTCGCCCCCTGGCACGGACGCATCCTCGTCCTCGACCGCGACGACGCCGAAGAATCGACCGGGCACGGTTCGCCCCTGCCCACCCTCATCCATGGCGGCCCGGGACGCGCCGGCGGCGGCGAGGAGTTGGGCGGACTGCGCGGCATCACACACTTCATGCAGCGCACCGCGATCCAGGCCTCCCCGGACATGCTCACTGCCATCGGCGGAGAATGGGTCGCCGGTGCCGAACGCCGGACGGGCCAGCATCCATTCACGAAGACCCTGGCCGATCTGCGCCTCGGCGATGCCCTCGAATCCGAGTGGCGCACCGTCAGCCTCGAGGACATCTCGCACTTCGCGGAATTCACGGGAGATACCTTCTATGCCCACACCGACGAGGAGGCGGCGGCCGCGAACCCGTTCTTCCCGGGACGCGTGGCACATGGCTACCTCATCGTGTCCTTCGCCGCAGGGCTCTTCGTCCAGCCGGACCCCGGCCCGGTGCTCGCGAACTACGGGCTCGAGGGACTGACCTTCATTACACCCGTCTCACCAGGGGATTCGCTCAAGGTGACCCTGACCGCGAAGTGCATCACACCGCGTGAGACCGACGAGTACGGCGAGGTTCGCTGGGACGCGGCAGTCGTTAACCAGAACGACGAGCCCGTCGCGAACTACGACGTGCTCACACTTGTCGCCAAGGAGTAGGCGCACAGTCTTCAGCGATTGCTGTCAGAATCACCAACCGTTTGAGCTATGTCGGGATGCGGGTTGGCGCAGGTGCGCCCGGCGGGACGAGTGGCGCGGGGCCTCAGACCTCGAGGCCGCTGAAGGCCATCGAGGTCACTGCGTCGGCGATGGTCTCGGGCTCGACAGGGTAGCTGGGGCGATACCACTCGGTGATGGAGTTGACCATGCCGAAGAGCAGGCGGGTGACCAGGCCGGGTGTGAAGTCCGAGCGCAGGCCGCCCTCGGCGATCGCCTCGTCGACCAGGGCCCTGATCTTGTCATCGATCATGCGGCGCTGGGCGAGGGCTTCGCGTTCGACGTCTGAGTTTCCCCGCACTCGCAGCAGCAGCGTCACGGAGTGGTGGTATTCGATGAGGATGACAACACTGGCGTGCACGGCTGCCCGCAGGCGTTCGAGCGCGGTGAGGCCGGTGCGCTGGCGTTCGTCCTCGACCGCTGAGTCCAGAGCGCTGATGCCGCGGTTGATCGCTAAGTGCAGCAGCTCTTCCTTCGACTTCACGTGATGGTAGATCGCGGACTTCGTGATTCCGAGCTCGCGCGCCACAGTGTCCATGGACGTGCCGTCATAGCCGCGCGAGACGAAGACCTCGGTGGCCTTGTTGATCAGTGTCTCGCGGTCGTAGCCGGGCCGTCCGCGACGGGTGCGCTTGGGCT
This window harbors:
- a CDS encoding TetR/AcrR family transcriptional regulator; the protein is MPKTSSLEPTPDLESGVDAAVGAEAGVGSEPDAGAEAGAPAQPKRTRRGRPGYDRETLINKATEVFVSRGYDGTSMDTVARELGITKSAIYHHVKSKEELLHLAINRGISALDSAVEDERQRTGLTALERLRAAVHASVVILIEYHHSVTLLLRVRGNSDVEREALAQRRMIDDKIRALVDEAIAEGGLRSDFTPGLVTRLLFGMVNSITEWYRPSYPVEPETIADAVTSMAFSGLEV
- a CDS encoding MFS transporter — encoded protein: MSSASPAAAAPTSITREERRVLAGTLVGTTIEWYDFFIYAQAAGLILSAQYFGPLASDNPALGQIMAWASLGISFLFRPLGAIIAGHLGDRIGRKKMLVLTLVLMGAATSLIGLLPNYAAIGVGAPILLTLLRILQGFSAGGEWGGAALLSVEHAPVNKRGLFGAYPQIGVPVGMILATGVIWILTTILSPEQFASFGWRIPFLFSVVLVLIGYYIRRQVEESPIFAELAERKAESSAPLSTLFKKNTKEVVLSALIFIGNNAVGYMIIAFFAAYASMPIEQGGMVGLDRAPVLLATTLASFGWLVFTMWGGALSDKLGRVRTFQIGYILLIVWLVPTFLMIDSGSIWMYGIGIFVLTLGMGLSYGPMSAMYAEMFPPQVRYSGVSIGYALGAILGGAFAPTIAETLLARTGSSLSIAVYMIIVCVISLIAVSLVKEPKGVPLGVAKHTS
- the paaZ gene encoding phenylacetic acid degradation bifunctional protein PaaZ; amino-acid sequence: MTEILSSYVAGDWHTPGGSPDSARVVHDATNGQVLHHVSSAGIDFAAVNEHARSTGISELQKLTFHQRGVILKKLGAYLMERAKDYHEISFSTGTTKRDGFVDIEGGIGTLFAYSGVARRQMPNSTVHLDGGVERLSKNGTFVGRHILTSRQGLAVQINAFNFPVWGMLEKFGPMFVAGIPVVVKPATDTAHLTSAVVADMIESGLLPAGAIQLISGDVTPMFDHLAEQDAIAFTGSAATAKHLGGLECVRDRGTRFFAEADSLNFSLLGPDAGPGTEEFDLFVSGVVAEMTVKAGQKCTAIRRTFVPEEHREAVAEALVAKLATQGVGDPREKSTRLGPVVSDKQRDDVLDAIDEITSAGAHVLTGGREASDELAKNLGGAYVAATVLQADDPWVDAVHDIEAFGPVTSLISYSSTEEAVRLAARGRGSLVGSVVTHDAGFATEFVRQVAPWHGRILVLDRDDAEESTGHGSPLPTLIHGGPGRAGGGEELGGLRGITHFMQRTAIQASPDMLTAIGGEWVAGAERRTGQHPFTKTLADLRLGDALESEWRTVSLEDISHFAEFTGDTFYAHTDEEAAAANPFFPGRVAHGYLIVSFAAGLFVQPDPGPVLANYGLEGLTFITPVSPGDSLKVTLTAKCITPRETDEYGEVRWDAAVVNQNDEPVANYDVLTLVAKE
- a CDS encoding threonine/serine dehydratase, with protein sequence MAELSYPDIEAAAARIAGRVRPVTVASAQPGNRPEAPTPTAATWSASPADDPAGSGVHFALEFMQYTGTFKARGAQNFIQAHLAEGTFPEAGVTIASGGNAGLACAWAARDADVPATVFLPANAPAVKVERLRGYGAEVRLIGSEYAEAALACQQFVKSSGALASHAYDHPLIAAGAGTMMTEILSQIPDLDTIVVSVGGGGLFAGVATAATFHGVRTVAVEPKNCRALNAALEAGEPVDVPVDSVAADSLGARRATPLAVSAAQNDLVTSVLVDDEQIVSARRHLWGEHRLAVEHAAATALAGIHGSSDSGVYVPSDGEKVCVVLCGANTSLGDL